Proteins encoded together in one Staphylococcus aureus window:
- a CDS encoding YbgA family protein codes for MKERGYIEQLWREEKYHVLLHSQQSYQMIRNALKTDLSLHQVQQMIDVALLIEPSIGSVCNAFDHMWGYLKKCANEEERQQSKLLKADFINGKIDTQTLLDFLAELANKYDVQYLLQSRVLNTKRKR; via the coding sequence ATGAAAGAACGTGGCTATATCGAACAGCTTTGGCGTGAGGAAAAATATCATGTATTGTTACACAGTCAACAGTCTTACCAAATGATAAGGAATGCTTTAAAAACGGATTTATCACTTCATCAAGTTCAACAAATGATTGATGTTGCTTTGTTAATTGAACCGAGTATAGGAAGTGTATGTAATGCTTTTGATCATATGTGGGGATATTTAAAAAAATGTGCGAATGAAGAAGAAAGACAACAATCAAAACTACTTAAAGCTGATTTTATTAATGGTAAAATCGACACCCAAACTTTATTAGATTTTTTAGCAGAACTTGCTAATAAATATGATGTTCAATATTTACTACAAAGTCGTGTTTTAAACACAAAAAGAAAGAGATAG
- a CDS encoding DUF3139 domain-containing protein → MKKKKNAIKVIIILFISLIVAVAFFFGLKTYQGHKNIQLIDSYLEEKNLKDKIKSEKTEYSAKKGLFYKEVTFKDEPGVTYVVQPISTNKGLFVEGFDTETKKSLKTAKHKYFNQNYKPSK, encoded by the coding sequence ATGAAGAAGAAAAAAAACGCGATTAAAGTTATCATTATATTATTTATTTCATTAATTGTTGCAGTAGCATTTTTCTTTGGTCTGAAAACATATCAAGGCCATAAGAATATTCAACTAATTGACAGTTACTTGGAAGAGAAAAATCTAAAAGATAAAATTAAATCAGAAAAAACAGAGTATAGTGCTAAAAAAGGTCTCTTCTATAAGGAAGTTACATTTAAAGATGAACCTGGTGTAACTTATGTTGTGCAACCAATCAGTACTAATAAAGGATTATTTGTTGAAGGCTTTGATACAGAGACTAAGAAAAGTTTGAAAACTGCAAAGCATAAATATTTCAATCAAAATTATAAACCATCAAAATAG
- the rsp gene encoding AraC family transcriptional regulator Rsp — protein sequence MTCQLKIHHTLSTIPSRNINNIMVLFSLTSKLNITINGETKDVSNYIILINHGDIYNINHGENIIELMIPVFYFYQQDDDFFNGYLDRHLLQSSNYIKSLIADLISTPTSSSLMGKNIGQSIIDTLLKEAFIRIDHEYLPNIALSNPVFIDCVNYIHDNIDAHLSLKDIAMHCNISESYCSNLFVRYLSMNFKDYFTSIKLVNAINLLLSTKHSITTVSELAGFNSHTNFANQFKNYLHFSPKQFRSLVSKITEPPQIHFQQDNVSQFTELISTIDLTAQLATNTTDIHIDDFNPKDRSQRAKVFVRFSNFNELFQFIFNEYYDINFEHLPKPVVFIDDIHDIEISQTNYNLLNRCFEKLFEKNIGLAIAIKSTQQFETMKQLILTFLQGNQDYKTSKKLVKFMLVFCSNSMTAEEIHLCHLKIKNKNKEIKYSVTVDGFLETYSTVEQVYDVMQRLKFHYYFIDIENSKTATHLITKNQHYHQTDTHFEQYKKFILDSGISSTQFVYNNLSVSGFKYTNDGKNPIQLSDIVYHLIALLRYGGGISYQLLDDHSNYISLYNKYGSPLPLMHLYKMFRPFVNEDIEITNNYVLSRKDNNYHFLLFNKINDRYMSDVKQDFIFHNELPQDSLMIIKTLNHEHGSIQHLLPISDQLVYIEKEILDELDKTNYPKTELAVQEETGRTFELKLNHDEVKYICFKPS from the coding sequence ATGACATGCCAACTTAAAATACATCATACATTATCGACAATACCAAGTCGTAATATTAATAATATTATGGTGCTATTTTCACTTACAAGTAAACTCAATATTACGATTAATGGTGAAACCAAAGACGTAAGTAATTATATTATCTTAATTAACCATGGTGATATTTATAATATTAACCACGGCGAAAATATAATCGAATTAATGATACCCGTTTTTTATTTTTATCAACAAGATGATGATTTCTTTAATGGTTATTTAGATCGTCATTTATTACAATCAAGTAATTATATTAAGTCATTAATTGCCGATTTAATCAGTACACCAACAAGTTCTTCTTTAATGGGGAAAAATATAGGTCAAAGTATTATAGACACTTTACTTAAAGAAGCTTTTATAAGAATAGATCATGAATATTTACCAAATATTGCTTTAAGCAATCCGGTGTTCATAGACTGTGTAAACTATATTCATGACAATATTGATGCGCACTTGTCTTTAAAAGATATAGCGATGCATTGCAACATCTCTGAATCATATTGTTCTAATCTTTTTGTTCGATATTTGAGTATGAATTTTAAAGATTATTTTACAAGTATTAAACTTGTTAACGCCATCAATTTATTACTTTCTACAAAACATTCTATTACAACTGTTTCTGAATTGGCCGGTTTTAACAGTCATACAAATTTTGCAAATCAATTTAAGAATTACTTGCATTTTAGTCCTAAACAGTTCCGTTCACTCGTTTCCAAGATTACTGAACCACCACAAATACACTTCCAACAAGATAACGTATCACAATTCACTGAGTTAATTTCAACAATTGATTTAACAGCTCAACTGGCTACAAATACAACAGATATTCATATAGATGATTTTAATCCGAAAGATCGAAGTCAGCGTGCCAAAGTATTTGTTCGATTTAGTAATTTCAATGAACTATTTCAATTTATTTTCAATGAATATTACGATATTAACTTTGAGCACTTACCAAAACCTGTCGTTTTCATTGACGATATTCACGATATTGAGATTAGCCAAACGAATTACAACCTGTTAAATAGATGTTTTGAAAAGCTTTTCGAAAAAAATATAGGTTTAGCAATCGCTATTAAATCAACACAACAATTCGAAACGATGAAGCAATTAATACTAACATTTTTACAAGGCAATCAAGACTATAAGACAAGCAAGAAATTAGTTAAATTTATGCTCGTATTTTGCTCTAATTCTATGACAGCAGAAGAAATTCATTTATGTCATCTTAAAATTAAAAACAAAAATAAAGAAATTAAATATAGTGTGACAGTCGATGGCTTTTTAGAAACTTATTCAACCGTGGAACAAGTTTATGATGTCATGCAGCGTCTTAAATTCCATTATTACTTTATTGATATTGAAAATTCAAAAACTGCAACACATCTTATCACTAAAAACCAACACTATCATCAAACTGACACTCATTTTGAACAGTATAAGAAATTTATTTTAGATTCAGGTATATCATCAACACAATTTGTATATAATAACCTGTCTGTAAGCGGATTTAAATATACTAATGATGGTAAGAATCCAATTCAATTATCTGACATAGTGTATCACTTAATCGCATTATTACGATATGGCGGTGGCATTAGCTATCAATTATTAGATGACCATTCAAATTATATTTCCTTGTACAACAAATATGGTAGCCCCCTACCATTAATGCATTTATATAAAATGTTTAGACCTTTTGTTAATGAAGATATTGAAATTACAAATAATTATGTATTGAGTCGTAAAGATAATAACTACCATTTCTTATTATTCAATAAAATTAATGATCGATATATGTCAGACGTAAAACAAGATTTCATTTTCCATAATGAATTACCTCAAGACTCTTTGATGATTATTAAAACATTGAATCATGAACATGGTTCAATTCAACATTTGCTTCCAATAAGCGATCAACTTGTTTATATAGAAAAAGAAATTTTAGATGAATTAGACAAAACGAATTACCCTAAAACGGAGCTTGCAGTTCAAGAAGAAACTGGTCGTACATTTGAACTCAAGTTAAATCACGACGAGGTTAAATATATTTGCTTTAAACCAAGCTAA
- a CDS encoding MarR family winged helix-turn-helix transcriptional regulator, giving the protein MYVENSYLSKQLCFLFYVSSKEIIKKYTNYLKEYDLTYTGYIVLMAIENDEKLNIKKLGERVFLDSGTLTPLLKKLEKKDYVVRTREEKDERNLQISLTEQGKAIKSPLAEISVKVFNEFNISEREASDIINNLRNFVSKNFDYSDKK; this is encoded by the coding sequence ATGTATGTAGAAAACAGCTATCTTAGCAAACAGTTGTGTTTTTTATTTTATGTTTCTTCAAAAGAAATAATTAAAAAATACACAAACTATCTTAAGGAATATGATTTAACCTATACTGGTTACATTGTTTTAATGGCGATTGAAAATGATGAAAAACTTAACATCAAAAAATTAGGTGAACGTGTGTTCTTAGATTCTGGAACACTGACACCATTACTAAAGAAATTAGAAAAGAAAGATTACGTTGTTCGAACACGTGAAGAGAAAGATGAAAGAAACCTACAAATTTCTCTAACAGAACAAGGTAAAGCAATAAAAAGCCCTCTTGCTGAAATTTCTGTTAAGGTCTTTAATGAATTCAACATTTCAGAACGAGAAGCATCAGATATAATTAATAATTTGCGGAATTTTGTTTCTAAAAATTTTGACTATTCCGACAAAAAATAA
- a CDS encoding cation:dicarboxylate symporter family transporter: MALFKRKISLPMQVVIALVLGVVVGLLLYGQENVANYIKPFGDVFLNLIKMIVIPVVFCSLALSISNVGESKTVGRYGWKTILYFEIITTIAIGLGIIFGNLFKPGAGLDPTKLPKGDISKYQSTAHAAEQSTYGNHFIDTIVHIIPTNFFEALNKGELLPIIFFAVFFGLGLAAVGKKAEPVKEFLSGSLEAVFWMINKILKLAPLGVFAFICTTIITFGASALLPLLKLVLVVVFAMVFFVFAILGLVAWMCGINIMNIIRILKSELLLAFSTSSSEAVLPVMMKKMENFGSPKEITSFVIPIGYTFNLDGSALYQSIAALFVAQMYGMHLTLSEQIVLMLTLMITSKGMAAVPGTSIVVLLTTLGAMGLPAQGLALIIGVDRILDMVRTCVNVIGNALSTIVIAKWENVYDKAKGQEYLKSI, encoded by the coding sequence ATGGCTCTATTCAAGAGAAAAATTAGCCTACCTATGCAAGTTGTTATTGCATTAGTGTTAGGTGTTGTCGTAGGACTTTTATTATATGGACAAGAAAACGTAGCAAATTACATTAAACCATTTGGTGACGTATTTTTAAATTTAATTAAAATGATCGTTATACCAGTTGTATTTTGCTCACTAGCGCTTTCTATTTCGAACGTTGGGGAATCGAAAACTGTAGGGCGTTATGGCTGGAAAACAATTTTATACTTTGAAATTATTACAACAATCGCAATAGGTTTAGGGATTATCTTCGGTAACCTATTTAAACCAGGTGCTGGATTAGACCCAACAAAATTACCTAAAGGTGATATTTCTAAATATCAATCAACTGCACATGCAGCAGAACAATCTACATATGGAAATCATTTTATTGATACCATTGTACATATTATTCCGACAAACTTTTTTGAAGCTTTAAATAAGGGTGAATTATTACCTATTATCTTCTTCGCAGTATTCTTTGGATTAGGATTAGCTGCTGTAGGTAAAAAAGCAGAACCAGTTAAAGAATTTTTAAGCGGATCGCTTGAAGCTGTGTTCTGGATGATTAATAAAATTTTAAAATTAGCACCACTTGGAGTGTTTGCATTCATTTGTACTACAATTATTACATTTGGTGCATCCGCATTATTACCACTATTAAAATTAGTATTAGTTGTTGTCTTTGCAATGGTGTTCTTTGTATTCGCTATACTAGGACTAGTTGCATGGATGTGTGGTATTAATATCATGAATATTATTAGAATCTTGAAAAGTGAATTGCTTTTAGCATTTTCTACATCAAGTTCGGAAGCTGTACTTCCTGTAATGATGAAGAAAATGGAAAACTTCGGTTCTCCAAAAGAAATTACTTCTTTTGTTATACCAATTGGTTATACGTTTAACTTAGATGGATCAGCACTTTATCAATCTATTGCAGCATTATTCGTTGCACAGATGTATGGAATGCACTTAACATTATCAGAGCAAATTGTGTTGATGTTAACATTAATGATTACGTCTAAAGGTATGGCGGCAGTACCAGGAACTTCAATCGTTGTTTTATTAACAACATTAGGTGCCATGGGCTTACCGGCACAAGGTTTAGCATTAATTATTGGTGTTGACCGTATCTTAGATATGGTACGTACATGTGTAAACGTTATTGGTAATGCATTATCAACAATCGTTATAGCTAAATGGGAAAACGTATATGACAAAGCAAAAGGTCAAGAATATTTAAAATCAATTTAA
- a CDS encoding NarK/NasA family nitrate transporter, whose translation MYKTKGGFQLTLQTLSLVVGFMAWSIIAPLMPFIKQDVNVTEGQISIILAIPVILGSVLRVPFGYLTNIVGAKWVFFTSFIVLLFPIFFLSQAQTPGMLMASGFFLGVGGAIFSVGVTSVPKYFPKEKVGLANGIYGMGNIGTAVSSFLAPPIAGIIGWQTTVRSYLIIIALFALIMFIFGDTQERKIKVPLMAQMKTLSKNYKLYYLSYWYFITFGAFVAFGIFLPNYLVNHFGIDKVDAGIRSGVFIALATFLRPIGGILGDKFNAVKVLMIDFVVMIIGAIILGISDHIALFTVGCLTISICAGIGNGLIFKLVPSYFLNEAGSANGIVSMMGGLGGFFPPLVITYVANLTGSSHLAFIFLAVFGCIALFTMRHLYQKEYGSLKNG comes from the coding sequence ATGTACAAAACAAAAGGTGGCTTTCAACTTACATTACAAACATTAAGTTTAGTGGTTGGGTTTATGGCTTGGAGTATAATTGCGCCATTAATGCCCTTTATTAAACAAGATGTCAATGTTACTGAAGGTCAAATATCAATCATTTTAGCGATACCAGTTATTTTGGGATCGGTGCTCCGTGTGCCATTTGGTTATTTAACAAACATTGTTGGCGCTAAATGGGTATTCTTTACTAGTTTTATCGTATTGTTATTCCCGATATTTTTCTTAAGCCAAGCACAAACACCGGGTATGTTAATGGCTTCAGGATTTTTCCTTGGTGTAGGTGGTGCAATTTTCTCAGTTGGTGTTACATCAGTTCCTAAATATTTCCCTAAAGAAAAAGTAGGTCTAGCAAATGGTATTTATGGTATGGGAAATATCGGTACAGCAGTTTCTTCATTTTTAGCACCACCGATAGCGGGTATTATTGGTTGGCAAACAACAGTTAGAAGTTACTTAATTATTATCGCTTTATTTGCATTAATTATGTTCATTTTTGGTGACACACAAGAACGTAAAATTAAAGTACCATTAATGGCTCAAATGAAAACATTATCTAAAAACTACAAATTATATTACTTAAGTTATTGGTATTTTATTACTTTTGGTGCTTTTGTAGCATTTGGTATTTTCTTACCTAACTACTTAGTAAATCATTTTGGAATTGACAAAGTAGATGCTGGTATTCGATCAGGTGTATTCATTGCGCTGGCAACATTCTTAAGACCAATAGGTGGCATTTTAGGTGATAAATTTAATGCAGTTAAAGTATTGATGATTGATTTTGTTGTTATGATTATCGGTGCCATTATTTTAGGTATTTCAGACCATATCGCATTATTCACTGTAGGCTGTTTAACAATAAGTATTTGTGCAGGTATTGGTAACGGCTTAATCTTCAAATTAGTACCATCATACTTCTTAAATGAAGCGGGATCCGCAAATGGTATCGTATCAATGATGGGTGGTTTAGGAGGATTCTTCCCACCACTAGTAATCACGTACGTAGCTAATTTAACAGGATCAAGTCATTTAGCATTTATTTTCTTAGCGGTATTTGGATGTATTGCATTATTTACCATGCGTCATTTATACCAAAAAGAATATGGCTCATTGAAAAACGGTTGA
- a CDS encoding DUF4889 domain-containing protein — MKKKKGFGLGISLIAIMLIVCIVLVIMMMTGGKKDTYYGIMKDNTTIEKMISEKDESIEKNVKLPSDSDVKVKKGDFVIVYKLADSDKIVKVKKVDHDDVPHGLMMKIHDMGKMHMKH, encoded by the coding sequence ATGAAAAAGAAAAAAGGTTTTGGTCTTGGTATTAGTTTAATCGCCATCATGTTAATTGTATGTATTGTATTAGTAATCATGATGATGACTGGCGGAAAGAAAGATACATACTATGGAATTATGAAAGATAATACTACTATTGAAAAAATGATTAGTGAAAAAGATGAAAGTATTGAAAAAAATGTTAAATTACCTTCAGATTCAGATGTTAAAGTTAAAAAAGGTGATTTTGTAATTGTTTATAAATTAGCAGATTCAGATAAAATTGTTAAAGTTAAAAAAGTTGACCATGACGATGTACCACATGGTTTAATGATGAAAATTCATGACATGGGCAAAATGCACATGAAACACTAA
- a CDS encoding sucrose-specific PTS transporter subunit IIBC, whose protein sequence is MNYKQSAEEILNAIGGEENLDAMAHCATRLRLVLNDESLVNEEALNNMDVVKGTFSTGGQYQIIIGSGTVNKVFSELEKLTGKEASTTSEVKAQSAKNMNPLQRFVKMLSDIFVPIIPAIVAGGLLMGLNNILTAKDLFFSGKSLIDVYSQFAGLAEMINVFANAPFTLLPILIGFSAAKRFGGNPFLGAALGMILVHPSLMSAYDFPKAVEAGKAIPYWDVFGLHINQVGYQGQVLPMLVAAYILASIEKGLRKVIPTVLDNLLTPLLSIFITAFLTFSFVGPITRQLGYWLSDGLTWLYEFGGAIGGLIFGLLYAPIVITGMHHSFIAVETTLIADATKTGGSFIFPIATMSNVAQGGAAIAAFFIIKQNKKLKGVASAAGISALLGITEPAMFGVNLKLRYPFIGAIVGSGIGSAYIAFFKVKAIALGTAGLPGFISINPVHAGWLHYFVGMTISFIIAITVTLILSKRKANKEVVE, encoded by the coding sequence ATGAATTATAAGCAATCCGCAGAAGAAATTTTGAACGCGATAGGCGGAGAAGAGAATTTAGATGCAATGGCGCATTGTGCAACGAGACTACGATTAGTTTTAAATGATGAAAGTTTAGTAAATGAAGAGGCGCTAAACAATATGGATGTAGTTAAAGGGACGTTTTCTACTGGGGGACAATACCAAATTATTATTGGGTCTGGTACAGTCAATAAAGTATTTAGTGAACTGGAAAAATTAACTGGAAAAGAAGCATCAACCACTTCGGAAGTCAAAGCACAATCTGCTAAAAATATGAATCCGTTACAGCGATTTGTAAAAATGCTTTCAGATATCTTTGTTCCGATTATACCAGCCATCGTTGCTGGTGGTTTATTAATGGGGTTAAATAACATTTTGACTGCGAAAGATTTATTCTTTTCAGGTAAATCATTGATAGATGTATATAGTCAATTTGCTGGATTAGCTGAAATGATAAATGTTTTTGCGAATGCACCATTTACATTATTACCAATTTTAATTGGATTTAGTGCAGCAAAACGCTTTGGTGGCAATCCATTTTTAGGTGCTGCATTAGGTATGATACTAGTTCATCCATCGCTAATGAGCGCATACGATTTCCCAAAAGCAGTTGAAGCAGGTAAGGCTATTCCATATTGGGATGTTTTTGGTTTGCATATTAATCAAGTAGGTTATCAAGGACAAGTGTTACCTATGCTTGTAGCAGCTTATATCTTAGCCTCAATTGAAAAAGGGTTACGCAAAGTTATTCCAACGGTGTTAGATAATTTGTTAACACCATTGTTATCTATTTTTATAACAGCATTTCTAACATTTTCATTTGTAGGTCCAATCACTCGACAATTAGGTTACTGGTTATCAGATGGTTTAACATGGCTTTATGAATTTGGTGGTGCAATTGGTGGATTAATATTCGGATTATTGTATGCTCCGATTGTTATTACAGGTATGCATCATAGCTTTATAGCTGTAGAAACGACATTAATTGCAGATGCCACTAAAACGGGTGGATCATTTATATTCCCGATTGCGACAATGTCTAATGTTGCACAAGGTGGTGCAGCAATTGCAGCGTTCTTTATTATTAAACAAAATAAGAAGTTAAAAGGTGTGGCATCTGCCGCAGGTATTTCAGCATTACTTGGTATTACAGAACCGGCTATGTTTGGTGTTAACTTAAAACTAAGATATCCATTTATTGGCGCTATCGTTGGATCAGGTATTGGTTCAGCATATATTGCTTTCTTCAAGGTTAAAGCAATCGCATTAGGAACTGCTGGATTGCCAGGATTTATTTCAATCAATCCAGTACATGCAGGATGGTTACACTACTTTGTTGGTATGACAATATCATTCATCATTGCTATAACAGTTACTTTAATTTTATCTAAAAGAAAAGCAAATAAAGAAGTTGTAGAATAA
- a CDS encoding Hsp20/alpha crystallin family protein, which yields MILNFNQFENQNFFNGNPSDTFKDLGKQVFNYFSTPSFVTNIYETDELYYLEAELAGVNKEDISIDFNNNTLTIQATRSAKYKSEQLILDERNFESLMRQFDFEAVDKQHITASFENGLLTITLPKIKPSNETTSSTSIPIS from the coding sequence ATGATATTGAACTTCAATCAATTCGAGAATCAAAACTTTTTTAACGGTAATCCAAGTGATACATTTAAAGATTTAGGTAAACAAGTATTTAATTACTTTTCAACACCTTCATTTGTAACGAATATATATGAAACAGACGAATTATATTACTTAGAAGCTGAACTAGCAGGTGTAAATAAAGAAGATATTAGTATCGATTTCAATAATAATACGCTCACTATTCAAGCTACTAGAAGCGCAAAATACAAATCTGAACAACTCATTTTAGATGAGCGTAACTTCGAATCATTAATGCGTCAATTTGATTTTGAAGCTGTTGATAAGCAACATATTACTGCTAGTTTTGAAAATGGGTTATTAACCATTACCTTGCCTAAAATCAAACCAAGCAATGAAACTACTTCATCAACATCTATTCCAATTTCATAG
- a CDS encoding pyridoxamine 5'-phosphate oxidase family protein has product MSNSQAIQAIENVLVTSKVGVLSTAYNNKPNSRYMVFYNDGLTLYTKTNIHSAKVKEIKDNPAAYVLLGYNDTTNRSFVEMEATIEIVTEQEVIDWLWETQDKSFFSSKEDPELCVLRVVPQSIKLMNDKSLDTPIKIDL; this is encoded by the coding sequence ATGAGTAACTCACAAGCAATTCAAGCAATTGAAAACGTGTTAGTAACGTCAAAAGTTGGTGTATTATCAACTGCATATAATAATAAACCTAATAGTAGATATATGGTCTTTTATAATGATGGTCTTACTTTATATACTAAAACGAATATCCATTCTGCTAAGGTCAAAGAAATTAAAGATAATCCAGCAGCATATGTTTTGTTAGGCTATAACGACACAACTAATCGTAGTTTCGTTGAGATGGAAGCGACAATCGAAATCGTTACAGAACAAGAAGTGATTGATTGGCTATGGGAAACACAAGACAAAAGCTTTTTCAGTTCAAAAGAAGACCCAGAGTTATGTGTTTTAAGAGTAGTTCCGCAATCCATTAAGCTAATGAATGATAAATCATTAGATACACCTATCAAAATCGATTTATAA